The genomic DNA tgactaaatctcagaagttttgtttttattttctatgagtttttataattgtcccatacgtaacgcccattttaacaattatgcaaattaggtgccccaaattagcataaatatgcatattatcaaatttttcttaatgaaatttgaaaattcaacatttgggctttcttaccccaccaaagataacttcttaaattaaagatgaaattttgccttctggggtgaccatttcttggacttgccctataGTGAACATATaaaatttgcattgaaaaaTAGTGCACTTAAATACAAAATTGAAAGACAGATCTTGTCGCATATTGTTTTACTATACAAGGCAGATGGCTGATTATTAAATGTACATGCCACAATAGaatacatataattttgacaatgATTTCTGGAATTGAGTATTcattcatgataataataaggggAATTTtgagatagagggggggggggacaagattTCCCTCAATTgccaagatacatgtacatgtaatatagtCTCACACAATATCCTCCTTTtatgtaaaactttttttctcatcttcttcccattattctctccttttcctccCATTTTTGGTTGCAGTTCATACATCTACATCCCCTCAATGCCCAGGAGCTCCACCCCTAATGATATTACAGCTCCCTCCAAGGTAACACTAAAGCAAAGATACACATAACATTAAAACACACAAAACGTAaaggaaatatacatgtacatacaatctcagggggtgttgcaagaaaatattggcaaataATCACAAATATTCTGGTGCAATTTcacaattgattgatcacttcTAGCTATAGCAagtcagattacactccttgtctcatggagcagattagcaatcaatcgcaaatttgcaattaattgcacagcatatgcttgatttcgggaacGAAAATGGACTTGCAACTGATCGTAAGATTCTTGCAACGCCTGCTCAAGATTGTACCATGTCACTAAAACCATCTTCAGCCatatttaaacaaattaattaaaaaatattgttcgaATACATGTAAGTGCCTGGTACTGCCTAAATAGAATACAGCAATGAAGACAAAGTGCACTTTTGATATTCAACATGCGCTCATGATAAGAGTAAAATCACATAagaggaaaccaaaacccaaggaGAGAATTAATCGTATTGAAGAGTGAAATGAGGGAAGCACTttaaaagtttcatgaaaatcgttaataaaaaaagggagTTTTCAATATGGAAGATTGGAAAGTCTTGTTGTATTTCTTTGGgaatcctcacattggcaaacatttttttgtggaaagctctctatttgttttgtacacaacttttcagattttccctaTTATCTTTAAAATCGTATCTTGCCTGCTGAtcagcacaacatatgtcatgggaaaatctGTTTCACAGAACACATGCCAAGGCCAGGAGgagataataaaaaagatattcaaagtattaaaggaaaaatatgaacatttgtgaatacaaaaaatggagagttgtcaaCAAAATCAACCATTCTGAAAAATGTTTGCCAATTTCAGGATCCCCGTACAaatacaacaagactttttaaccTTCCATAATTctcttatttcataatcaattttgatgaaacttgctTGAAAATGCACCTCTCATTTTACCTTTTCCAATGAGATCAATTCTAgccttgggttttggtttcctctATTTGGTCTGATGGGTGCATGTTGGAAAGCTTCTGTGTGTCAGTGTTCAATGCTACTTTCCAATCATATTGATCACAATGATCATAAACCCTGAATAGCCGGGGGCATAGTTACGATGGGGGCACACTACACACGATGAGAATCTCTAGGTAAGCTTCATACAGTTGACATTCCAGAATGTGAATATTCGACAAAGTCAAAGCAACTACTTCGACCTGGGccagttgcataaaagttaccactATAAttactttgccatccaatggtattactgccatggtaacaatgctcaacGTCCCCTCAGAATCAAGAATTTCAGGGAAGTTATcaatggatggcaaagttactataataCTAGTAGAACGTTTAAGCAACGAGGCCCTGTATATTACATTGGTAATGAAGGTTGGGTTTGACATCTGTCAACTCTTCCCATTTAAAAATAGGGATTCCAGTCAGTTGTTCCCACCGGCTATGAAATGGTCAGAATACATTAAAGTCCCATACATACAGTGCAATTCAAAGCCTCAATGCCTCAAAATCGAAGTTCTCAGGCCTATTAAAAGCCAAAAGAATTGCATCTGTGAATAGAAATACTATAATCTACTAAACATTCAGTCATTACCTACGCATCCTTTGGCTCACTCGTTTTGATGGGGCGATTCCTCTTCACGTGCTTATCATAATAACGATATAacgctctgaaatgcttgtctTTGAGTAGAATGTGAGGGCGCTTTGCTTGCATGAACGTCTGGGCTTCTTGAGGAGTGCAGTGGTTGatctaaaacaaacaaaagaaaggtaaaataaagaaacatgATATTGTACAGGATCATCACAGGCATCAGGGTAACCGCTgcgcgggcgggagcccaggggcTTACCGTGCATTTGACCACACTCACAGGACTAgcgtgatttatggtctaaatatttctccaaatgaattctgaaaatagaaattacgcacttaccacgattatatggatgaaggtctaacgagtggcagtttcctgacatctgtgcacaaactggaacctcaaaaaaaacgaaaagttctctccttctaccccagtcccaatcggccattttgttacaatttataacaaaatggccgatcgagacgggggtagaaaGAGAgaacttatcatttttttgaggtttttagtttgtgcccagatgtcaggaaattgccactcgttagaccttcatccatattaTCGTCGTAAGTGCACAATTTCTATTTTCAGaattcatttggagaaatatttagaccataaatcacgctagtcctgtgagtatggtcaaatgcacggtaagcccctgggctcccgcccgcgcAGCGGCGGGGCTTAGCATCAGGGGAGCATTTGTTTTTTATACGACAAATCGTCCAACAAGTTGTTGGATCGGAcaaatttctttgattttgattggctgagaagcaccaTTGCTAACAGACTTACAAAACGAgcattgtcggataaaacgtttAACAAGTTCTTTCCTATCACTTAACTACATGATTGAGATCAATCACAGTTCAAGTTGATTCTGATCTTTggcaaagagttacgattgatccgatcaacctcaagtatatggaaatccatcaatgtcataatttttccctCAGGAATTACAGTGTCCTTGGTAAACATGGATAAGCAGaattaattttcaagaaaatcattAAGTCATGAATggacatcatatctagaaaatatgtattttgaacaaacatgctaGAGGATGACAtttctggctttccatagttgtggttgattggatcaatcacaactctttgtaagatggggccccgAGAATATTTCGCCAGTGTTTGCCAATGGCCATGAATATATTGCAGGCACTTTTTAATACCATGTAATCTTTTTCTTCATAGTAATCgttaaaatcttgaaatgagaAGAGGATTCTGATCataatatcattttcttcataGTAATCgttaaaatcttgaaatgagaAAAGGATTTTCTGGTCATAAGTAAGCTGCTTAAATGGTCCAGGTGGAAGCTGGTGGGGTCACATGACATTTGCACCGGTGACAGTTGCTTTGATGAAAAATCTTcatgttaagccaaacataaaatctaacctccaaaactaaataaaccagaactgccaacctgaacaacaacatttcagtatttttaaagctgataatcagtattttgccgaggaaatcagtattttcaaagaaataccataggacaacacataaaactgaaacttgagaaatcagtattttgcatgaaaccatcagtattcttctcatttttcagtactaaatacggaaaatccgtactacttggcagctctgataaaccctaatccttatctttacaccattctgaaccaaaaactctattagAGTTCTAACTCTaacctatgccctctgagatattacaACCGCAGCAAATGTTGGAGGAGCATTTAGTTGTGCTCAAAAgatagtgaaccccaccacaagATGCACTCCTTTATGCcaagtgttgaatgtagactacacaacaacactacaatgaaatgtaatatttcattacatgacATCACAATTTACtttctaaaacatggcagaactttatacataaatatgtttattttctggTAGCGTTTAcaaacttttgagcaccactgtatgTCGCGTCACCACTGGCAGCCCCCACCCCTCTTCCCCAAGATCATCGCTCCTTCACTTACCGTCATAAGATAACACCCTACCAGAGTAGCACTCCTTGTCCTTCCTGCTTTGCAATGTACATACACACTGGTGCCCTCATTAGCATGCCGTTGGATAAACTCTACGCCCCTCTCGAGGTACTCCAGACTGGGTGCCTCGGTGAAGTCCACGGTAGGCAGTTGGAGGTGCTCCATGCCGTGCTTTCTCCATTCCTGTCAAAGATACGATTGAATTGAagtgaatttattttcatacttatTTTACAAGATagcaaaataatacataatacaagaaatacatttgattacatacaaaatacaaaatataacatgcataatggcagtaaataaagtgaaatatgaaggaacctgCATAAAAAGCAGAGTTTGTAATGTCTGCAGGTTCCTTAAAGTAATTATGAAATTAGCAATCAAGAAGATCggacactaaaaaaaaatcagactacCGGAAAAGGCAAAGATTAGTGGAAAATCGCGGGGTACAGAATAAGAGGGAAAGTCGACTTGGATACAGTCGACTCTGCGTTACTTTCTTGACGTAATAACTTTACACCTTTTAAAGCCTGTTTTTATCCTAGCATAGGGTTAGTAAcgtgaactacatgtatgataggGTATCAACAAACATGAGAACATTACATGAACAAATGTGTAGTAGTAAATAGTAATTGCCGAACCAATCTTGGATAAAAATATTTCCCCTATACTTTCTCAAACCCGGTATATTCAAAGGCCTTTCTGATGTGACCAACATACCTCTACAGTCGGAGTGTGTCTTCTTAGTTCATGATCTTCGTTCAGTGATATCACTCCTTTTACATTCTCTTCTTTCAGctgaaagaaacaaaatgagaCATACAAAGGAATTAATCAACTATGTTCAAGGAATGAATAAACTTTGTCAAGAATAGACAATGTGCTTCTGGTGGAATGAGAGGAGAGTTCCTTCTCACGTAAAAAACACCTATGAATACTGGTTGTAGTAAAATGacttcgaacagaatccaatcaaATTGTTGTAtttacaaataaagaaaatatgtgctaaatggctctggaagaaaGTGTG from Lytechinus variegatus isolate NC3 chromosome 8, Lvar_3.0, whole genome shotgun sequence includes the following:
- the LOC121420174 gene encoding phosphatidylglycerophosphatase and protein-tyrosine phosphatase 1-like, with protein sequence MGGSRALFYPTLYWNVLMKNVTSRNWYDRIDSTVILGALPFRSYINQLKEENVKGVISLNEDHELRRHTPTVEEWRKHGMEHLQLPTVDFTEAPSLEYLERGVEFIQRHANEGTSVYVHCKAGRTRSATLVGCYLMTINHCTPQEAQTFMQAKRPHILLKDKHFRALYRYYDKHVKRNRPIKTSEPKDA